The nucleotide window GGTTGTCTCCAGATCATTTCTGCAGAAAAAAACCGGAAGTATTTTTTGCGATTATCCCTTCTTAACGAAGACCCTAACAGTAAAATTCGGTTTTCAGAGATATTTCCGTTTATTATGTTGGCGCTTGTCATTTTATTCCTTCAGTAATTCTCCTCGGTTATCATGGAAAGAGTAAAAAGTAACTGACCTAATCATTTTATAATATTTTTACAGTTAAGTGGGTCTAAAAGATAAAATATGATAAAATTCAAAAAGGTTCTTTTTCACTAAATTACTGATGAGTCCTAAGAGGTGAGAAAATGGAAACAGCAGGAAAACAGATAAAGAAATTAAGGGAACAGCAAAAACCAGTCGGTAAAAGACATGGCAGAGGCCCTTGGTGTGCCGCTTGATACCTTGGAAGCATGGGAACGAGGCAAAAAAGTGCTAGTGGCACCTGACCTGGCGAGAATCGCCGATTATTTCAATGTGTCAACCGATTTTCTTCTGGACCGCCGGAAGGAGGACATGGAATTCCATCTGCAAAATCCTTATTCGCTGGCCGGGTATATATTTCACCTCGATCACCAGCGAGTGGAGAAAGAGGAAATGGCGGACATGGTCTCGTATATCCAAGCAAGGCGGCGGATTAAGCAATTTCTCGGCGAATAGTAATGTTCGCGAAAAGGGCTTGCTACGCACCGGCGACTAGTAGCGTAAATGGCCATAGCCAAAAGCACTCCCCGCCGCGGAGCCGGTACCCGCTGCCAGAAGTGCTTTTTCTTACGTGCCCAGAACCGGAATGCCGCTCCCTCCTTTTCTTGATTGATTTCGTAACAAATGGAACTTCTTCTTCCTCTTTGCAGTAATCCTATTGGCTTTTGGCAGACCGGATGGTTCCATCAGGATCAGCCGAAACTTCCAGTGGGCTTTTCCCCTAAATACATTTTCTCGAAATCGCATATCCCCATCGGTTTGGCGTAGTAATATCCTTGATGGATTGTACATCCCATACGGTTTAAGAATGCCCTTTCGCGTTCATGTTCCACCCCTTCCGCCAGGATCTCACAATCCAGGGTTTTAACGAAGCGGATCAGCGACTCAAGCACAACTTCCGCTTTCCGGTCCATCCCGATTTTCTGGACAAAGAACCGGTCAAGCTTAATCTTATCGACAGGGAAATCGATCAACGTCGTCAGCCTGGAAAAACCGGTCCCAAAGTCATCGATTGCAATGGAAATTCCTTTCGCCTGGCATTCCATCAAATGACCAAAAGCCAAGCTTGAATACGTGAAATCCATGCTTTCTGTCACTTCAATTTCCAGCAATTCCGGCAGAATGCCGTATTCCTCAATCAACCGGAAAAATTCATCGAAAAATGGCTTGCTCGAAAGCAAGGTCGGCGTAATATTAATGGCCGTTCGAAGCCGGCCCTTATAAGCAGTTTCCCGTTTTTTCATGCTGTCGAACACGTCTTCGATCAAATAGTAGGTCAGCCTGGCAATGGTACCTGTCTCTTCAGCGATTTGGATAAATTCTGTCGGAGAAATAGCGCCGAATTCCGGATGCTGCCACCGTGCCAGGACCTCAACCCCTCGCAGTTCCCCGGTCACGCCATGAATCTGCGGCTGCAGGACATGATAAATGCCCGCCTCGCCGAGGTCTCCGGCTAAGTCCTGTTCGATTTTCACGCGTCTGGCCAGCTTGAACCGCATATCAGGACTGAAAACAGAACAGGATGTGGTGGTTTCTTTCTTCGCCTCAGCCATCGCCGTTCCAGCGCACGTTATCAATTCCTCCACATCCCGCGCATGATCCGGGTAAGAAGCGATGCCGATACTGGCGCCCATCTGGATGCACTGGGCATTCTCCAGTACGAATGGCTCGGCGAATGCCTGGAGAACTTCCGCTTCGAATGTTCGGTACCCTTGGCCTGTTCCGTGTTCATGGACCAGAAGAAATTCATCCCCTTCGAAACGGCTGATTGCATTATCCGACCGAGCAATGCCTTTTAACCGCTCCGCCACTTTCTTCAGCACTTCGTCGCCTGTTCTGTGGCTATGAAGATCATTGATGAATTTCAATTTATTCAAGTTGATGTAGAAAAGCGAAAACCGGCTCCCATTTTGCAGCAGCTGCTGGATGGTCTGTTCAATTTTCCAGCGGTTGGGCAGACCCGTCAGGTAGTCGTAATAAGCCTTTTCCTCTAGCAGCTGTTCCGTCGCTTTCCGTTCGCTTGCATCCCGGAAATAAATTGCCAGTCCTTTATTGGCCACCCGGTATGCCCTTACATCGAACCATTTAGCAAAGGCCTGTGCGTAAAAGTCGAATTGGACGTCAACCTGTCCCATCTTCAGTTTTCTGTAATTTGTATGGAAGACGCTGTCCTTCGCTTCCGGGAAAACCTCCCATACGTTTTTACCGATCACTTCTGTTCGGTTCAGTTGAATCAATTTTTCTGCTGCGCCATTGAGATAACGGAAATTGAGGTCACCGTCAATCAAAATGAAAGCATCCGTCATGCTTTCGAGCACTTCCCGTGTACCCAAGTACCCGTCCATTGCCAAATCGACGGGCTGCTTGTAAAGAACAACGCCGGTTTCGCTGTTTGCGAGCGGGAATGGGCGGGCTTGAAGCGAAAACCAATGGGTTTCCCCCGAAACTTGAAGCGGAATCAGCCGGACATATTCAGGTTCATGTCCCCGTCTGACCCGTTCGATGTTTTCTGCTTCCGCCTGCCTTTCCCTTTCTTGGAGTGCCGTCAGATAATTCGATTCGCATTTCCATAGGGATTCAGGCAACCCGTTCCTGCAGCAGTATTCAATCCAATTGTCGTTGGCGTGAACTATTTCCCCTTGTTTTCCGAGGATGACAATATGGTCTTTTCGTGACGTCAGCAGTGCCGCTGCCTGTTTTTCAAGCTGTTCCATTGATTTCTCCTTTATGGTTCTTATCCGATTTTTCTTCCCAGGGCATCTAATTAACAGGGCGGGATTTTAAATTTTCCCATGCCTACAGATACAGTTATTGTCGTTCTTACAGTTAATTTCGGATTTTCAGGAGAGAAAGTTAAGTGTTTTGGATTTTTCTTTACAATTACCCGCTAATTTTTTACCAGTATTCCGCAGCTCGAAGTAATGGATGCGCAGCTGCTGCTCGCTCTCGAAATTAACGGGGGTCTTAAGTATCTTTACGAATTCTTCCGCCAACGAATCCAGAAACAGGGCGGTATCTTTCACACGCCATTTCTCCATTTTCAAGTCTTCGGCCTGCTCCTGCATTTCTGCCCGCAATGCTCTTTCTTGCTGCTTGAGGTTGTAAATTTGTTTGTTCAGCTGCTGAATTTCCAGGATTGCACCCTCTACCGCCCGCTGTTCTTTTTCATCCAGCTCCGGAATCAGGCGCTTCAGCTCCGCTTCCTGATAGCTCGCACTTTTTATCTGGTCTTCAGGTTCCAGCCGCCGCTTCGTATGGACTCTTGCTTTTCCTTCTGTGGTATTCATGAACAGACTCCTTTCCGCTTACTTGTTAGCTTGCGCTGCAATACCCCAAGTGAGGTTATTCTTCAGCTTACGCTATTCCACAGGTGCCCTTCTTTCTTCTAAATTGCTAAAAAGTGTATTCTATTTTGTTTTCCTACAAAGATCGAGAAGCTAAACATAATTAGCCAATGTAGGTTCTTATGTCTTAATTAATTTTCTATAACTTTATTAGTTAAAAACGACTAATTAAGCTACTTCGAGGATAAATGTCTTTGTTTGAGTTCTTTCTAATGGAAATCCCGTCTTTGGAGCGGACAAACAAAATCCCCTGGCACTTTAATCTAAAATGGCAGGGGATTCTTTCATATGTGTTTTTCCAGTTCATCCGTCGCTTTTTCGGCCTGTTTCGGCAGTTCTTGCGTTTCTTCAAAAAGTGGCATGATCGTAACGGTCTCTTTATCAGAAGTGACTTGCAGGACCAATCCCTCTGGCGCGGCAGCAGGAAATGCAGAAGCGGGCAATTGTTCTTCGATGGATTCATCTTCCACCAACAGAATTTTCACGATTCCTTGTTCGACGGAGCCGACTTTGTACTTTCCATCCTTCATTGGCTTCCTTCCTTTCGAATCCTCCGTCATCTTAAAAGGGCATGGCCCTTTCACGAAGGTCTCCGGATTTCATTTACCTCAACCTCTATAGAATAAAGCCTGACTCATGATCGGTTACACTTTATTCTCTTTTTGAATTCCCAC belongs to Planococcus lenghuensis and includes:
- a CDS encoding helix-turn-helix domain-containing protein, which produces MAEALGVPLDTLEAWERGKKVLVAPDLARIADYFNVSTDFLLDRRKEDMEFHLQNPYSLAGYIFHLDHQRVEKEEMADMVSYIQARRRIKQFLGE
- a CDS encoding bifunctional diguanylate cyclase/phosphodiesterase; this translates as MEQLEKQAAALLTSRKDHIVILGKQGEIVHANDNWIEYCCRNGLPESLWKCESNYLTALQERERQAEAENIERVRRGHEPEYVRLIPLQVSGETHWFSLQARPFPLANSETGVVLYKQPVDLAMDGYLGTREVLESMTDAFILIDGDLNFRYLNGAAEKLIQLNRTEVIGKNVWEVFPEAKDSVFHTNYRKLKMGQVDVQFDFYAQAFAKWFDVRAYRVANKGLAIYFRDASERKATEQLLEEKAYYDYLTGLPNRWKIEQTIQQLLQNGSRFSLFYINLNKLKFINDLHSHRTGDEVLKKVAERLKGIARSDNAISRFEGDEFLLVHEHGTGQGYRTFEAEVLQAFAEPFVLENAQCIQMGASIGIASYPDHARDVEELITCAGTAMAEAKKETTTSCSVFSPDMRFKLARRVKIEQDLAGDLGEAGIYHVLQPQIHGVTGELRGVEVLARWQHPEFGAISPTEFIQIAEETGTIARLTYYLIEDVFDSMKKRETAYKGRLRTAINITPTLLSSKPFFDEFFRLIEEYGILPELLEIEVTESMDFTYSSLAFGHLMECQAKGISIAIDDFGTGFSRLTTLIDFPVDKIKLDRFFVQKIGMDRKAEVVLESLIRFVKTLDCEILAEGVEHERERAFLNRMGCTIHQGYYYAKPMGICDFEKMYLGEKPTGSFG